The following is a genomic window from Clostridia bacterium.
CGGCGCGGGCAAGACGACGATTGTTAAAATCCTCACCACGCTGCTTAAACAGGACGGAGGCACCGCCATCGTAAACGGATTTGACGTCGCGTCAAAGCCCGACCTTGTACGGCAGTCGATCAGCCTGACAGGGCAATTTGCCGCCGTGGACGAGATATTGACCGGGCGGGAAAATTTGATCATGATCGCAAAGCTGAGGCACCTCACCAATCCGCGTCAGGTCGCGGATGCTTTACTGAACCGCTTCGGCCTGACCGAGGCCGCTGACCGCAGGGTTTCCACCTATTCGGGCGGTATGCGCCGCAGGCTCGACA
Proteins encoded in this region:
- a CDS encoding ATP-binding cassette domain-containing protein is translated as MEKAIDVKVLRKSFKDTEVLKGVDFEVKRGEIFALLGSNGAGKTTIVKILTTLLKQDGGTAIVNGFDVASKPDLVRQSISLTGQFAAVDEILTGRENLIMIAKLRHLTNPRQVADALLNRFGLTEAADRRVSTYSGGMRRRLD